TCATCAACCACCAGCTCTAATTCTTTATGTCCGTTACCGCGTCCGTTGTGCTTTTTCATAAGCTTATTGCGGAAGCGTTTCAGGCGGTCTTCGACGTGGTCGACGGCAGAATCGATAGCGGCGTGAAGATCAGTTGCCTCGCCGGTGCCGCGGATGTTATAACCGTCGGCATTGAGCTGGAGTTCGATAATGTGGCGTCCGCGAAGTTCGTCATGTACGAATTCCACTTTGCCAATCTTGTGGAGGTACTTTTCGAGTTTTTCAACCCTTTTAGCAGCATGATCTATAATCGGGGTTGGTAATTGACCATGAGCGTTTCTTACGTGCAGTTCCATAATTAACCTCCTCAGGGACGCTTTATAGTAGCGACTGCGAAACAGGCGATACCTTCGCCTCTTCCGATAGCGCCAAGCGCCTCGTTTGTTGTTGCCTTAATATTAATACGAGCGGGCGAGAGATTTAGTGACAAAGAAATGGCTTCGCACATCTTTTTTGAATAAGGCGCGATGATTGGCGCTTCCGCGATGAGGGAAACGTCAATGTTGACCACCTTCCACCCAACCTCCTGCAAGTGATGTCCCGTCTCTTGGAGAAGTATGAGACTGGATATATCTTTATATCGGGCATCTGAGTTTGGAAATAGATGTCCAATATCGCTTAAACCGGCTGCACCTAGCAGCGCATCGCAAATTGCATGCGTCAGCACATCAGCATCAGAATGGCCATCAAGCCCTCGTTCATATTCGATCTCAACTCCACCAAGTACGAGACGGCGGCCATGAGCGAATGGGTGAATGTCATATCCTATCCCCATTCGTATTTCAGGGGTGGCAGAAGGCTGAACCGTGACGGGCGTCATATCGGTTTGTGAAGCAATAGCCTGGGCGAGGACAAGATCCTCCGGTTTGGTGATCTTAAAATTGGTGGACTCGCCTTCGATCATGAATACAGGTTCAGCGAGGTGTTCGATAAGAGAAGCATCGTCGGTTGATTGGAAGTTATCTTGAGACGCGACTTGATGCGCGCGCCTTATCAATTGGGTGTTAAACACCTGGGGCGTTTGCACCGCGAACACTCCTTCTCGATCTAATGTTCTATCTATAGGACGGTTCATTGCACCTGTCTTCAGTGTATCACATATCGATACCGATGGTATAGCAGCATTATGTAAAATCACAGAATCGATAAGGCGTTCGATAAGGTCAGGGGATACTAATGGGCGAGCCGCATCGTGAATAGCGACGTAATCGACATCATCAGATAGAGCTTCGATGCCAAGGCGAGATGATTCCTGCCGCGTAGCGCCGCCAGCGATCACTGCTCTTAGCTTTGACAAACACGCATCTTGTGCTGCAGCCCACCACCGGTCTTCAGTTCCCGTGGGGACGACAAGTATGATGCCGTCTATTTTTGGATGGCGTTCGAATACTAGCGCCGATAGAAGCCATACTGGTAGTCCGTTGAGGGGCTGCCATAATTTATCTTGTGTGTTACCGAACCGTGCGCTTCGGCCGGCCGCGACTATAATCGCGTGCGTTGTCTTCAATTGATTGATCAACCTCTCCTACAGTCTCATCCGGTGTCTCCGCAAAAATCATTTTGCCTGCGGTTGTTTGGAGTACGGAAGTAACAGAAACATCCATTGTCTCGTTCAAGTGTTTGCGTCCGCCTTCGACGACGACCATCGTGCCGTCGTTTAAGTACCCTATACCTTGATTGGGCTCCTTGCCTTCACGAATAATTGTAACGGTGAGAGTTTCACCCGGAAGAACGCTCAGTTTAAGCGACAAAGCAAGATCGTTGACGTTTAAAACCTTAACGCCTTCCAACTCGGCGACCTTATTCAGGTTGTAATCGTTCGTGACGAGATCGCCGCCAATTGCTTTTGCCAACTTAACCAGTCGGGCATCGACTCCTTCTCCGGTATCAGGCGCGCCGCGATCTTGTGCGCCAATTTCCAAGGCGAATTCCTTTTGGGCAGCGTTTAAGATATCCAAACCTCTTCGCCCACGTGCTCTTCGAAGT
The bacterium genome window above contains:
- the ispD gene encoding 2-C-methyl-D-erythritol 4-phosphate cytidylyltransferase; translated protein: MKTTHAIIVAAGRSARFGNTQDKLWQPLNGLPVWLLSALVFERHPKIDGIILVVPTGTEDRWWAAAQDACLSKLRAVIAGGATRQESSRLGIEALSDDVDYVAIHDAARPLVSPDLIERLIDSVILHNAAIPSVSICDTLKTGAMNRPIDRTLDREGVFAVQTPQVFNTQLIRRAHQVASQDNFQSTDDASLIEHLAEPVFMIEGESTNFKITKPEDLVLAQAIASQTDMTPVTVQPSATPEIRMGIGYDIHPFAHGRRLVLGGVEIEYERGLDGHSDADVLTHAICDALLGAAGLSDIGHLFPNSDARYKDISSLILLQETGHHLQEVGWKVVNIDVSLIAEAPIIAPYSKKMCEAISLSLNLSPARINIKATTNEALGAIGRGEGIACFAVATIKRP
- the raiA gene encoding ribosome-associated translation inhibitor RaiA encodes the protein MELHVRNAHGQLPTPIIDHAAKRVEKLEKYLHKIGKVEFVHDELRGRHIIELQLNADGYNIRGTGEATDLHAAIDSAVDHVEDRLKRFRNKLMKKHNGRGNGHKELELVVDETVVQEDEPRISKIKTFTMKPITPEEAVLQMELQGRDFYIFNNVENNQVCLLYRLPSGNYGLIGPE